The following are encoded in a window of Arvicanthis niloticus isolate mArvNil1 chromosome 1, mArvNil1.pat.X, whole genome shotgun sequence genomic DNA:
- the Dpf1 gene encoding zinc finger protein neuro-d4 isoform X2, giving the protein MGGLSARPTAGRTDPAGTCWGQDPGSKMATVIPSPLSLGEDFYREAIEHCRSYNARLCAERSLRLPFLDSQTGVAQNNCYIWMEKTHRGPGLAPGQIYTYPARCWRKKRRLNILEDPRLRPCEYKIDCDAPLKKEGGLPEGPVLEALLCAETGEKKVEMKEEETIMDCQKQQLLEFPHDLEVEDLEEDIPRRKNRAKGKAYGIGGLRKRQDTASLEDRDKPYVCDICGKRYKNRPGLSYHYTHTHLAEEEGEEHTERHALPFHRKNNHKQFYKELAWVPEAQRKHTAKKAPDGTVIPNGYCDFCLGGSKKTGCPEDLISCADCGRSGHPSCLQFTVNMTAAVRTYRWQCIECKSCSLCGTSENDGASWAGLTPQDQLLFCDDCDRGYHMYCLSPPMAEPPEGSWSCHLCLRHLKEKASAYITLT; this is encoded by the exons ATGGGCGGCCTCAGCGCCCGCCCGACCGCTGGGAGGACCGACCCGGCAGGGACCTGCTGGGGGCAGGACCCGGGGAGCAAGATGGCCACGGTCATCCCCAGCCCCCTGAG CCTTGGCGAGGACTTCTACCGGGAGGCCATCGAGCACTGCCGCAGCTACAACGCGCGCCTGTGTGCCGAGCGCAGCCTGCGCCTGCCCTTCCTCGACTCGCAGACCGGCGTGGCCCAGAACAACTGCTACATCTGGATGGAGAAGACCCACCGCGGGCCTG GTTTGGCTCCGGGACAGATCTACACTTACCCCGCCCGCTGTTGGAGAAAGAAACGGAGACTCAACATCCTGGAGGACCCCAGGCTCCGGCCCTGCGAGTACAAGATCG ATTGTGATGCACCCCTGAAGAAGGAGGGTGGCCTCCCAGAAGGGCCAGTCCTTGAGGCTCTGCTGTgtgctgagactggagagaagaaagtggagatgaaggaggaggagaccaTTATGGATTGTCAG AAACAGCAGTTGCTGGAGTTTCCGCATGATCTCGAGGTAGAAGACTTGGAGGAAGACATTCCCAGGAGGAAGAACAGGGCCAAAGGAAAG GCATATGGCATCGGAGGTCTCCGAAAACGCCAGGACACCGCATCCCTGGAGGACCGAGACAAGCCGTACGTCTGTGATA TCTGTGGGAAGAGGTATAAGAACCGGCCAGGGCTCAGCTACCACTACACCCATACCCACCTggctgaggaggagggggaggagcacACTGAGCGCCACGCCCTGCCTTTCCACCGGAAAAACAACCATAAAC agtttTACAAAGAATTGGCCTGGGTCCCTGAGGCACAGAGGAAACACACAG CCAAGAAAGCACCAGATGGCACTGTCATCCCCAATGGCTACTGTGACTTTTGCCTGGGGGGCTCCAAGAAGACTGGGTGTCCGGAGGACCTCATCTCCTGTGCGGACTGCGGGCGATCAG GACATCCCTCATGTTTACAGTTCACGGTGAACATGACTGCAGCTGTGCGGACCTACCGCTGGCAGTGCATCGAATGCAAGTCCTGCAGCCTGTGTGGCACCTCGGAGAATGAC GGTGCCAGCTGGGCGGGTCTCACCCCCCAGGACCAGCTGCTGTTCTGTGATGACTGCGATCGGGGTTACCACATGTACTGCCTGAGCCCTCCCATGGCGGAGCCCCCGGAAG GGAGCTGGAGTTGCCACCTCTGTCTTCGGCACTTGAAAGAAAAGGCCTCTGCTTACATCACCCTGACTTAG
- the Dpf1 gene encoding zinc finger protein neuro-d4 isoform X4 produces MGGLSARPTAGRTDPAGTCWGQDPGSKMATVIPSPLSLGEDFYREAIEHCRSYNARLCAERSLRLPFLDSQTGVAQNNCYIWMEKTHRGPGLAPGQIYTYPARCWRKKRRLNILEDPRLRPCEYKIDCDAPLKKEGGLPEGPVLEALLCAETGEKKVEMKEEETIMDCQKQQLLEFPHDLEVEDLEEDIPRRKNRAKGKAYGIGGLRKRQDTASLEDRDKPYVCDICGKRYKNRPGLSYHYTHTHLAEEEGEEHTERHALPFHRKNNHKQFYKELAWVPEAQRKHTAKKAPDGTVIPNGYCDFCLGGSKKTGCPEDLISCADCGRSGHPSCLQFTVNMTAAVRTYRWQCIECKSCSLCGTSENDDQLLFCDDCDRGYHMYCLSPPMAEPPEGSWSCHLCLRHLKEKASAYITLT; encoded by the exons ATGGGCGGCCTCAGCGCCCGCCCGACCGCTGGGAGGACCGACCCGGCAGGGACCTGCTGGGGGCAGGACCCGGGGAGCAAGATGGCCACGGTCATCCCCAGCCCCCTGAG CCTTGGCGAGGACTTCTACCGGGAGGCCATCGAGCACTGCCGCAGCTACAACGCGCGCCTGTGTGCCGAGCGCAGCCTGCGCCTGCCCTTCCTCGACTCGCAGACCGGCGTGGCCCAGAACAACTGCTACATCTGGATGGAGAAGACCCACCGCGGGCCTG GTTTGGCTCCGGGACAGATCTACACTTACCCCGCCCGCTGTTGGAGAAAGAAACGGAGACTCAACATCCTGGAGGACCCCAGGCTCCGGCCCTGCGAGTACAAGATCG ATTGTGATGCACCCCTGAAGAAGGAGGGTGGCCTCCCAGAAGGGCCAGTCCTTGAGGCTCTGCTGTgtgctgagactggagagaagaaagtggagatgaaggaggaggagaccaTTATGGATTGTCAG AAACAGCAGTTGCTGGAGTTTCCGCATGATCTCGAGGTAGAAGACTTGGAGGAAGACATTCCCAGGAGGAAGAACAGGGCCAAAGGAAAG GCATATGGCATCGGAGGTCTCCGAAAACGCCAGGACACCGCATCCCTGGAGGACCGAGACAAGCCGTACGTCTGTGATA TCTGTGGGAAGAGGTATAAGAACCGGCCAGGGCTCAGCTACCACTACACCCATACCCACCTggctgaggaggagggggaggagcacACTGAGCGCCACGCCCTGCCTTTCCACCGGAAAAACAACCATAAAC agtttTACAAAGAATTGGCCTGGGTCCCTGAGGCACAGAGGAAACACACAG CCAAGAAAGCACCAGATGGCACTGTCATCCCCAATGGCTACTGTGACTTTTGCCTGGGGGGCTCCAAGAAGACTGGGTGTCCGGAGGACCTCATCTCCTGTGCGGACTGCGGGCGATCAG GACATCCCTCATGTTTACAGTTCACGGTGAACATGACTGCAGCTGTGCGGACCTACCGCTGGCAGTGCATCGAATGCAAGTCCTGCAGCCTGTGTGGCACCTCGGAGAATGAC GACCAGCTGCTGTTCTGTGATGACTGCGATCGGGGTTACCACATGTACTGCCTGAGCCCTCCCATGGCGGAGCCCCCGGAAG GGAGCTGGAGTTGCCACCTCTGTCTTCGGCACTTGAAAGAAAAGGCCTCTGCTTACATCACCCTGACTTAG
- the Dpf1 gene encoding zinc finger protein neuro-d4 isoform X6: protein MGGLSARPTAGRTDPAGTCWGQDPGSKMATVIPSPLRCLGEDFYREAIEHCRSYNARLCAERSLRLPFLDSQTGVAQNNCYIWMEKTHRGPGLAPGQIYTYPARCWRKKRRLNILEDPRLRPCEYKIDCDAPLKKEGGLPEGPVLEALLCAETGEKKVEMKEEETIMDCQKQQLLEFPHDLEVEDLEEDIPRRKNRAKGKAYGIGGLRKRQDTASLEDRDKPYVCDICGKRYKNRPGLSYHYTHTHLAEEEGEEHTERHALPFHRKNNHKPKKAPDGTVIPNGYCDFCLGGSKKTGCPEDLISCADCGRSGHPSCLQFTVNMTAAVRTYRWQCIECKSCSLCGTSENDDQLLFCDDCDRGYHMYCLSPPMAEPPEGSWSCHLCLRHLKEKASAYITLT, encoded by the exons ATGGGCGGCCTCAGCGCCCGCCCGACCGCTGGGAGGACCGACCCGGCAGGGACCTGCTGGGGGCAGGACCCGGGGAGCAAGATGGCCACGGTCATCCCCAGCCCCCTGAGGTG CCTTGGCGAGGACTTCTACCGGGAGGCCATCGAGCACTGCCGCAGCTACAACGCGCGCCTGTGTGCCGAGCGCAGCCTGCGCCTGCCCTTCCTCGACTCGCAGACCGGCGTGGCCCAGAACAACTGCTACATCTGGATGGAGAAGACCCACCGCGGGCCTG GTTTGGCTCCGGGACAGATCTACACTTACCCCGCCCGCTGTTGGAGAAAGAAACGGAGACTCAACATCCTGGAGGACCCCAGGCTCCGGCCCTGCGAGTACAAGATCG ATTGTGATGCACCCCTGAAGAAGGAGGGTGGCCTCCCAGAAGGGCCAGTCCTTGAGGCTCTGCTGTgtgctgagactggagagaagaaagtggagatgaaggaggaggagaccaTTATGGATTGTCAG AAACAGCAGTTGCTGGAGTTTCCGCATGATCTCGAGGTAGAAGACTTGGAGGAAGACATTCCCAGGAGGAAGAACAGGGCCAAAGGAAAG GCATATGGCATCGGAGGTCTCCGAAAACGCCAGGACACCGCATCCCTGGAGGACCGAGACAAGCCGTACGTCTGTGATA TCTGTGGGAAGAGGTATAAGAACCGGCCAGGGCTCAGCTACCACTACACCCATACCCACCTggctgaggaggagggggaggagcacACTGAGCGCCACGCCCTGCCTTTCCACCGGAAAAACAACCATAAAC CCAAGAAAGCACCAGATGGCACTGTCATCCCCAATGGCTACTGTGACTTTTGCCTGGGGGGCTCCAAGAAGACTGGGTGTCCGGAGGACCTCATCTCCTGTGCGGACTGCGGGCGATCAG GACATCCCTCATGTTTACAGTTCACGGTGAACATGACTGCAGCTGTGCGGACCTACCGCTGGCAGTGCATCGAATGCAAGTCCTGCAGCCTGTGTGGCACCTCGGAGAATGAC GACCAGCTGCTGTTCTGTGATGACTGCGATCGGGGTTACCACATGTACTGCCTGAGCCCTCCCATGGCGGAGCCCCCGGAAG GGAGCTGGAGTTGCCACCTCTGTCTTCGGCACTTGAAAGAAAAGGCCTCTGCTTACATCACCCTGACTTAG
- the Dpf1 gene encoding zinc finger protein neuro-d4 isoform X3, whose protein sequence is MGGLSARPTAGRTDPAGTCWGQDPGSKMATVIPSPLRCLGEDFYREAIEHCRSYNARLCAERSLRLPFLDSQTGVAQNNCYIWMEKTHRGPGLAPGQIYTYPARCWRKKRRLNILEDPRLRPCEYKIDCDAPLKKEGGLPEGPVLEALLCAETGEKKVEMKEEETIMDCQKQQLLEFPHDLEVEDLEEDIPRRKNRAKGKAYGIGGLRKRQDTASLEDRDKPYVCDICGKRYKNRPGLSYHYTHTHLAEEEGEEHTERHALPFHRKNNHKQFYKELAWVPEAQRKHTAKKAPDGTVIPNGYCDFCLGGSKKTGCPEDLISCADCGRSGHPSCLQFTVNMTAAVRTYRWQCIECKSCSLCGTSENDDQLLFCDDCDRGYHMYCLSPPMAEPPEGSWSCHLCLRHLKEKASAYITLT, encoded by the exons ATGGGCGGCCTCAGCGCCCGCCCGACCGCTGGGAGGACCGACCCGGCAGGGACCTGCTGGGGGCAGGACCCGGGGAGCAAGATGGCCACGGTCATCCCCAGCCCCCTGAGGTG CCTTGGCGAGGACTTCTACCGGGAGGCCATCGAGCACTGCCGCAGCTACAACGCGCGCCTGTGTGCCGAGCGCAGCCTGCGCCTGCCCTTCCTCGACTCGCAGACCGGCGTGGCCCAGAACAACTGCTACATCTGGATGGAGAAGACCCACCGCGGGCCTG GTTTGGCTCCGGGACAGATCTACACTTACCCCGCCCGCTGTTGGAGAAAGAAACGGAGACTCAACATCCTGGAGGACCCCAGGCTCCGGCCCTGCGAGTACAAGATCG ATTGTGATGCACCCCTGAAGAAGGAGGGTGGCCTCCCAGAAGGGCCAGTCCTTGAGGCTCTGCTGTgtgctgagactggagagaagaaagtggagatgaaggaggaggagaccaTTATGGATTGTCAG AAACAGCAGTTGCTGGAGTTTCCGCATGATCTCGAGGTAGAAGACTTGGAGGAAGACATTCCCAGGAGGAAGAACAGGGCCAAAGGAAAG GCATATGGCATCGGAGGTCTCCGAAAACGCCAGGACACCGCATCCCTGGAGGACCGAGACAAGCCGTACGTCTGTGATA TCTGTGGGAAGAGGTATAAGAACCGGCCAGGGCTCAGCTACCACTACACCCATACCCACCTggctgaggaggagggggaggagcacACTGAGCGCCACGCCCTGCCTTTCCACCGGAAAAACAACCATAAAC agtttTACAAAGAATTGGCCTGGGTCCCTGAGGCACAGAGGAAACACACAG CCAAGAAAGCACCAGATGGCACTGTCATCCCCAATGGCTACTGTGACTTTTGCCTGGGGGGCTCCAAGAAGACTGGGTGTCCGGAGGACCTCATCTCCTGTGCGGACTGCGGGCGATCAG GACATCCCTCATGTTTACAGTTCACGGTGAACATGACTGCAGCTGTGCGGACCTACCGCTGGCAGTGCATCGAATGCAAGTCCTGCAGCCTGTGTGGCACCTCGGAGAATGAC GACCAGCTGCTGTTCTGTGATGACTGCGATCGGGGTTACCACATGTACTGCCTGAGCCCTCCCATGGCGGAGCCCCCGGAAG GGAGCTGGAGTTGCCACCTCTGTCTTCGGCACTTGAAAGAAAAGGCCTCTGCTTACATCACCCTGACTTAG
- the Dpf1 gene encoding zinc finger protein neuro-d4 isoform X15: MGGLSARPTAGRTDPAGTCWGQDPGSKMATVIPSPLSLGEDFYREAIEHCRSYNARLCAERSLRLPFLDSQTGVAQNNCYIWMEKTHRGPGLAPGQIYTYPARCWRKKRRLNILEDPRLRPCEYKIDCDAPLKKEGGLPEGPVLEALLCAETGEKKVEMKEEETIMDCQAYGIGGLRKRQDTASLEDRDKPYVCDICGKRYKNRPGLSYHYTHTHLAEEEGEEHTERHALPFHRKNNHKPKKAPDGTVIPNGYCDFCLGGSKKTGCPEDLISCADCGRSGHPSCLQFTVNMTAAVRTYRWQCIECKSCSLCGTSENDDQLLFCDDCDRGYHMYCLSPPMAEPPEGSWSCHLCLRHLKEKASAYITLT, from the exons ATGGGCGGCCTCAGCGCCCGCCCGACCGCTGGGAGGACCGACCCGGCAGGGACCTGCTGGGGGCAGGACCCGGGGAGCAAGATGGCCACGGTCATCCCCAGCCCCCTGAG CCTTGGCGAGGACTTCTACCGGGAGGCCATCGAGCACTGCCGCAGCTACAACGCGCGCCTGTGTGCCGAGCGCAGCCTGCGCCTGCCCTTCCTCGACTCGCAGACCGGCGTGGCCCAGAACAACTGCTACATCTGGATGGAGAAGACCCACCGCGGGCCTG GTTTGGCTCCGGGACAGATCTACACTTACCCCGCCCGCTGTTGGAGAAAGAAACGGAGACTCAACATCCTGGAGGACCCCAGGCTCCGGCCCTGCGAGTACAAGATCG ATTGTGATGCACCCCTGAAGAAGGAGGGTGGCCTCCCAGAAGGGCCAGTCCTTGAGGCTCTGCTGTgtgctgagactggagagaagaaagtggagatgaaggaggaggagaccaTTATGGATTGTCAG GCATATGGCATCGGAGGTCTCCGAAAACGCCAGGACACCGCATCCCTGGAGGACCGAGACAAGCCGTACGTCTGTGATA TCTGTGGGAAGAGGTATAAGAACCGGCCAGGGCTCAGCTACCACTACACCCATACCCACCTggctgaggaggagggggaggagcacACTGAGCGCCACGCCCTGCCTTTCCACCGGAAAAACAACCATAAAC CCAAGAAAGCACCAGATGGCACTGTCATCCCCAATGGCTACTGTGACTTTTGCCTGGGGGGCTCCAAGAAGACTGGGTGTCCGGAGGACCTCATCTCCTGTGCGGACTGCGGGCGATCAG GACATCCCTCATGTTTACAGTTCACGGTGAACATGACTGCAGCTGTGCGGACCTACCGCTGGCAGTGCATCGAATGCAAGTCCTGCAGCCTGTGTGGCACCTCGGAGAATGAC GACCAGCTGCTGTTCTGTGATGACTGCGATCGGGGTTACCACATGTACTGCCTGAGCCCTCCCATGGCGGAGCCCCCGGAAG GGAGCTGGAGTTGCCACCTCTGTCTTCGGCACTTGAAAGAAAAGGCCTCTGCTTACATCACCCTGACTTAG
- the Dpf1 gene encoding zinc finger protein neuro-d4 isoform X8 — translation MGGLSARPTAGRTDPAGTCWGQDPGSKMATVIPSPLSLGEDFYREAIEHCRSYNARLCAERSLRLPFLDSQTGVAQNNCYIWMEKTHRGPGLAPGQIYTYPARCWRKKRRLNILEDPRLRPCEYKIDCDAPLKKEGGLPEGPVLEALLCAETGEKKVEMKEEETIMDCQKQQLLEFPHDLEVEDLEEDIPRRKNRAKGKAYGIGGLRKRQDTASLEDRDKPYVCDICGKRYKNRPGLSYHYTHTHLAEEEGEEHTERHALPFHRKNNHKPKKAPDGTVIPNGYCDFCLGGSKKTGCPEDLISCADCGRSGHPSCLQFTVNMTAAVRTYRWQCIECKSCSLCGTSENDDQLLFCDDCDRGYHMYCLSPPMAEPPEGSWSCHLCLRHLKEKASAYITLT, via the exons ATGGGCGGCCTCAGCGCCCGCCCGACCGCTGGGAGGACCGACCCGGCAGGGACCTGCTGGGGGCAGGACCCGGGGAGCAAGATGGCCACGGTCATCCCCAGCCCCCTGAG CCTTGGCGAGGACTTCTACCGGGAGGCCATCGAGCACTGCCGCAGCTACAACGCGCGCCTGTGTGCCGAGCGCAGCCTGCGCCTGCCCTTCCTCGACTCGCAGACCGGCGTGGCCCAGAACAACTGCTACATCTGGATGGAGAAGACCCACCGCGGGCCTG GTTTGGCTCCGGGACAGATCTACACTTACCCCGCCCGCTGTTGGAGAAAGAAACGGAGACTCAACATCCTGGAGGACCCCAGGCTCCGGCCCTGCGAGTACAAGATCG ATTGTGATGCACCCCTGAAGAAGGAGGGTGGCCTCCCAGAAGGGCCAGTCCTTGAGGCTCTGCTGTgtgctgagactggagagaagaaagtggagatgaaggaggaggagaccaTTATGGATTGTCAG AAACAGCAGTTGCTGGAGTTTCCGCATGATCTCGAGGTAGAAGACTTGGAGGAAGACATTCCCAGGAGGAAGAACAGGGCCAAAGGAAAG GCATATGGCATCGGAGGTCTCCGAAAACGCCAGGACACCGCATCCCTGGAGGACCGAGACAAGCCGTACGTCTGTGATA TCTGTGGGAAGAGGTATAAGAACCGGCCAGGGCTCAGCTACCACTACACCCATACCCACCTggctgaggaggagggggaggagcacACTGAGCGCCACGCCCTGCCTTTCCACCGGAAAAACAACCATAAAC CCAAGAAAGCACCAGATGGCACTGTCATCCCCAATGGCTACTGTGACTTTTGCCTGGGGGGCTCCAAGAAGACTGGGTGTCCGGAGGACCTCATCTCCTGTGCGGACTGCGGGCGATCAG GACATCCCTCATGTTTACAGTTCACGGTGAACATGACTGCAGCTGTGCGGACCTACCGCTGGCAGTGCATCGAATGCAAGTCCTGCAGCCTGTGTGGCACCTCGGAGAATGAC GACCAGCTGCTGTTCTGTGATGACTGCGATCGGGGTTACCACATGTACTGCCTGAGCCCTCCCATGGCGGAGCCCCCGGAAG GGAGCTGGAGTTGCCACCTCTGTCTTCGGCACTTGAAAGAAAAGGCCTCTGCTTACATCACCCTGACTTAG
- the Dpf1 gene encoding zinc finger protein neuro-d4 isoform X12, with the protein MGGLSARPTAGRTDPAGTCWGQDPGSKMATVIPSPLSLGEDFYREAIEHCRSYNARLCAERSLRLPFLDSQTGVAQNNCYIWMEKTHRGPGLAPGQIYTYPARCWRKKRRLNILEDPRLRPCEYKIDCDAPLKKEGGLPEGPVLEALLCAETGEKKVEMKEEETIMDCQAYGIGGLRKRQDTASLEDRDKPYVCDICGKRYKNRPGLSYHYTHTHLAEEEGEEHTERHALPFHRKNNHKQFYKELAWVPEAQRKHTAKKAPDGTVIPNGYCDFCLGGSKKTGCPEDLISCADCGRSGHPSCLQFTVNMTAAVRTYRWQCIECKSCSLCGTSENDDQLLFCDDCDRGYHMYCLSPPMAEPPEGSWSCHLCLRHLKEKASAYITLT; encoded by the exons ATGGGCGGCCTCAGCGCCCGCCCGACCGCTGGGAGGACCGACCCGGCAGGGACCTGCTGGGGGCAGGACCCGGGGAGCAAGATGGCCACGGTCATCCCCAGCCCCCTGAG CCTTGGCGAGGACTTCTACCGGGAGGCCATCGAGCACTGCCGCAGCTACAACGCGCGCCTGTGTGCCGAGCGCAGCCTGCGCCTGCCCTTCCTCGACTCGCAGACCGGCGTGGCCCAGAACAACTGCTACATCTGGATGGAGAAGACCCACCGCGGGCCTG GTTTGGCTCCGGGACAGATCTACACTTACCCCGCCCGCTGTTGGAGAAAGAAACGGAGACTCAACATCCTGGAGGACCCCAGGCTCCGGCCCTGCGAGTACAAGATCG ATTGTGATGCACCCCTGAAGAAGGAGGGTGGCCTCCCAGAAGGGCCAGTCCTTGAGGCTCTGCTGTgtgctgagactggagagaagaaagtggagatgaaggaggaggagaccaTTATGGATTGTCAG GCATATGGCATCGGAGGTCTCCGAAAACGCCAGGACACCGCATCCCTGGAGGACCGAGACAAGCCGTACGTCTGTGATA TCTGTGGGAAGAGGTATAAGAACCGGCCAGGGCTCAGCTACCACTACACCCATACCCACCTggctgaggaggagggggaggagcacACTGAGCGCCACGCCCTGCCTTTCCACCGGAAAAACAACCATAAAC agtttTACAAAGAATTGGCCTGGGTCCCTGAGGCACAGAGGAAACACACAG CCAAGAAAGCACCAGATGGCACTGTCATCCCCAATGGCTACTGTGACTTTTGCCTGGGGGGCTCCAAGAAGACTGGGTGTCCGGAGGACCTCATCTCCTGTGCGGACTGCGGGCGATCAG GACATCCCTCATGTTTACAGTTCACGGTGAACATGACTGCAGCTGTGCGGACCTACCGCTGGCAGTGCATCGAATGCAAGTCCTGCAGCCTGTGTGGCACCTCGGAGAATGAC GACCAGCTGCTGTTCTGTGATGACTGCGATCGGGGTTACCACATGTACTGCCTGAGCCCTCCCATGGCGGAGCCCCCGGAAG GGAGCTGGAGTTGCCACCTCTGTCTTCGGCACTTGAAAGAAAAGGCCTCTGCTTACATCACCCTGACTTAG
- the Dpf1 gene encoding zinc finger protein neuro-d4 isoform X11, translated as MGGLSARPTAGRTDPAGTCWGQDPGSKMATVIPSPLRCLGEDFYREAIEHCRSYNARLCAERSLRLPFLDSQTGVAQNNCYIWMEKTHRGPGLAPGQIYTYPARCWRKKRRLNILEDPRLRPCEYKIDCDAPLKKEGGLPEGPVLEALLCAETGEKKVEMKEEETIMDCQAYGIGGLRKRQDTASLEDRDKPYVCDICGKRYKNRPGLSYHYTHTHLAEEEGEEHTERHALPFHRKNNHKQFYKELAWVPEAQRKHTAKKAPDGTVIPNGYCDFCLGGSKKTGCPEDLISCADCGRSGHPSCLQFTVNMTAAVRTYRWQCIECKSCSLCGTSENDDQLLFCDDCDRGYHMYCLSPPMAEPPEGSWSCHLCLRHLKEKASAYITLT; from the exons ATGGGCGGCCTCAGCGCCCGCCCGACCGCTGGGAGGACCGACCCGGCAGGGACCTGCTGGGGGCAGGACCCGGGGAGCAAGATGGCCACGGTCATCCCCAGCCCCCTGAGGTG CCTTGGCGAGGACTTCTACCGGGAGGCCATCGAGCACTGCCGCAGCTACAACGCGCGCCTGTGTGCCGAGCGCAGCCTGCGCCTGCCCTTCCTCGACTCGCAGACCGGCGTGGCCCAGAACAACTGCTACATCTGGATGGAGAAGACCCACCGCGGGCCTG GTTTGGCTCCGGGACAGATCTACACTTACCCCGCCCGCTGTTGGAGAAAGAAACGGAGACTCAACATCCTGGAGGACCCCAGGCTCCGGCCCTGCGAGTACAAGATCG ATTGTGATGCACCCCTGAAGAAGGAGGGTGGCCTCCCAGAAGGGCCAGTCCTTGAGGCTCTGCTGTgtgctgagactggagagaagaaagtggagatgaaggaggaggagaccaTTATGGATTGTCAG GCATATGGCATCGGAGGTCTCCGAAAACGCCAGGACACCGCATCCCTGGAGGACCGAGACAAGCCGTACGTCTGTGATA TCTGTGGGAAGAGGTATAAGAACCGGCCAGGGCTCAGCTACCACTACACCCATACCCACCTggctgaggaggagggggaggagcacACTGAGCGCCACGCCCTGCCTTTCCACCGGAAAAACAACCATAAAC agtttTACAAAGAATTGGCCTGGGTCCCTGAGGCACAGAGGAAACACACAG CCAAGAAAGCACCAGATGGCACTGTCATCCCCAATGGCTACTGTGACTTTTGCCTGGGGGGCTCCAAGAAGACTGGGTGTCCGGAGGACCTCATCTCCTGTGCGGACTGCGGGCGATCAG GACATCCCTCATGTTTACAGTTCACGGTGAACATGACTGCAGCTGTGCGGACCTACCGCTGGCAGTGCATCGAATGCAAGTCCTGCAGCCTGTGTGGCACCTCGGAGAATGAC GACCAGCTGCTGTTCTGTGATGACTGCGATCGGGGTTACCACATGTACTGCCTGAGCCCTCCCATGGCGGAGCCCCCGGAAG GGAGCTGGAGTTGCCACCTCTGTCTTCGGCACTTGAAAGAAAAGGCCTCTGCTTACATCACCCTGACTTAG